Proteins co-encoded in one Populus trichocarpa isolate Nisqually-1 chromosome 10, P.trichocarpa_v4.1, whole genome shotgun sequence genomic window:
- the LOC7476936 gene encoding protein SOB FIVE-LIKE 1, producing the protein MEFSQILGCTEEYSGATGSESGWTKYIASPVKENDFDDDNADSKNKQGDCRKRNYGNDDGGGESDDSMTSDASSGPSHPELPCRSSKGSVNIGPSKYATSKNSSKAKLQKQVKERDGSARIRVENEVSVLKANSAASYVQSGTKVRKSES; encoded by the coding sequence ATGGAGTTCTCCCAAATTCTAGGATGCACAGAGGAGTATAGTGGGGCTACTGGCAGTGAGTCTGGGTGGACAAAATATATTGCCTCCCCCGTCAAAGAAAACGACTTCGATGATGATAATGCTGATAGCAAGAATAAACAAGGAGATTGCAGAAAACGTAATTATGggaatgatgatggtggtggtgagagTGATGACTCCATGACCTCAGATGCCTCTTCTGGTCCAAGCCATCCTGAACTTCCATGCAGGAGCAGTAAGGGAAGTGTTAACATAGGTCCTTCCAAGTATGCAACTAGCAAAAATTCATCAAAAGCAAAACTTCAGAAACAAGTGAAGGAAAGAGATGGATCAGCAAGGATCAGAGTAGAAAATGAAGTATCAGTTCTCAAGGCAAATAGTGCTGCTAGTTATGTGCAAAGTGGAACCAAGGTAAGAAAATCAGAGAGTTGA